In Paenibacillus kyungheensis, the following are encoded in one genomic region:
- the hemQ gene encoding hydrogen peroxide-dependent heme synthase has protein sequence MNEAVATLEGWYALHDFRTIDWHAWKAADDEERAGAIDELNALIHDWQAVSNDGSGSTVLYTVVGQKADFMMMHLRETLEDLNAIENEFNKTTFASFTKKSYSYVSIVELSSYMASHVEGDPMENPHILARLKPALPDSRYICFYPMNKTRNLGDNWYMLPMDERREMIRSHGLIGRSYAGKVKQIITGSVGLDDWEWGVTLFADDALQFKKLVYEMRFDEASARFGEFGSFYVGSMLDTAKFEEMLKL, from the coding sequence ATGAATGAAGCAGTAGCTACGCTTGAAGGCTGGTATGCACTACACGATTTTCGTACAATTGATTGGCATGCCTGGAAAGCAGCAGACGATGAAGAACGTGCCGGCGCGATCGACGAATTGAACGCTCTTATTCATGATTGGCAAGCTGTTAGCAATGACGGTAGTGGTAGTACAGTTCTTTATACAGTTGTTGGACAAAAAGCTGATTTTATGATGATGCACTTACGTGAAACGTTAGAAGATTTGAATGCGATCGAAAATGAATTTAACAAAACAACATTCGCTAGTTTTACGAAAAAATCATACTCATATGTGAGTATCGTAGAACTTAGTAGTTATATGGCTAGTCATGTAGAAGGCGATCCAATGGAAAATCCACATATTCTTGCCCGTCTAAAACCAGCTTTACCAGATTCTCGTTATATCTGTTTCTATCCGATGAACAAAACCCGTAATCTAGGGGATAACTGGTACATGCTTCCGATGGATGAGCGTCGTGAAATGATTCGTAGTCATGGATTGATTGGACGCAGTTATGCAGGTAAAGTCAAACAAATCATTACCGGCTCTGTTGGACTGGATGATTGGGAATGGGGCGTAACGTTATTTGCAGACGATGCACTTCAATTTAAAAAATTAGTATACGAAATGCGCTTCGATGAAGCAAGTGCTCGTTTTGGAGAATTTGGTTCATTTTACGTCGGCAGTATGCTAGACACCGCTAAATTCGAAGAAATGCTCAAACTTTAA
- a CDS encoding methyl-accepting chemotaxis protein, producing MTLKVKLILLVMATAILIAVPIGWSALYIIKNQATKSVNTTLQNTVSQAVTQVDGWINTNSKVIETLGSVINATVPLDQITVNHLKVFQDASNAKSISDIYVGLENGKFVDGTEWVPDAGYDARQRPWYQKTKEVNGLSISDPYLDATTDGYAVSIAVPLKNSQGNFAGVLSEDILLSTITDYINNIKIKGGFTFLLDQHGNVMSHPNAHFINKPLKDQADYSAIADTLLSQNSGSTEYTYKGDPQLLYYSKIPGTNWIVASSTSKQLAFAEYTQLRNQYTIAIIILTLLFVVFAFLVAVRIVKPIVFLKKSAQQLAEGDLTVHVPVKGKDEVAQLATAFNTMSAALRHLIQTVSQSAHGVNTASSEMYHNASNSGDIAGQISTVIEEIARGAVEQAESIQSGAEMVMTMTDSLDKVSSSADQAAHMITQVNEAMNRGTEAIIQQTALSQAGQASTRRVEDSNAILIQKLDEIAQITNVIREISSQTNLLSLNAAIEAARAGEHGAGFAVVASEVRKLAEQASHSASDIDALLIQLNEAGKQSSLELSSFRDTTVQQQQSVNETKDSFEHIRQSVDDIISRIGHVSEGITTLKSNANQVSDVITGLAAVSEQSAASTEQAASSTVEQTQAIASISTSSKQLSESANHLLQEIGQFKIEDSSALPPATTNHNQ from the coding sequence ATGACGTTGAAAGTCAAATTGATTCTGTTAGTAATGGCGACTGCGATTCTAATTGCTGTCCCTATTGGATGGTCAGCACTGTATATTATCAAAAATCAAGCAACCAAGTCAGTCAATACAACACTTCAAAATACAGTGTCTCAAGCAGTCACACAAGTCGATGGTTGGATTAATACCAATAGTAAAGTAATCGAAACCCTCGGCTCTGTTATCAATGCCACCGTTCCATTGGATCAAATTACAGTCAATCATCTAAAAGTATTTCAAGATGCTTCTAATGCTAAAAGCATATCCGATATTTATGTTGGACTGGAAAATGGAAAATTTGTGGATGGAACTGAATGGGTTCCTGATGCGGGTTATGATGCTAGACAGCGTCCGTGGTATCAAAAAACAAAAGAAGTGAATGGTTTATCTATTAGTGATCCTTATCTAGATGCAACTACAGATGGTTATGCAGTCTCAATTGCAGTACCGCTCAAAAACAGTCAGGGCAATTTTGCAGGTGTACTATCTGAAGATATTTTATTATCAACTATTACCGATTATATCAACAATATCAAAATCAAAGGTGGCTTTACCTTTTTATTAGATCAACATGGTAATGTTATGTCTCACCCCAATGCACATTTTATTAATAAACCTCTCAAAGATCAAGCCGATTATAGTGCGATTGCAGATACGCTACTGAGTCAAAATTCAGGCAGTACCGAATATACTTATAAAGGTGATCCACAACTACTCTATTATAGTAAAATTCCAGGTACAAATTGGATTGTCGCTTCCTCTACTTCTAAGCAATTGGCTTTTGCAGAATATACCCAATTACGCAATCAATATACGATTGCTATCATTATCCTAACGTTACTATTTGTTGTTTTTGCTTTCTTGGTAGCCGTTCGTATCGTCAAACCTATCGTTTTTTTGAAAAAAAGTGCGCAGCAATTAGCAGAAGGTGATCTTACTGTTCATGTTCCCGTCAAAGGCAAAGATGAAGTCGCTCAACTGGCAACTGCTTTTAATACCATGTCTGCTGCTCTTCGTCACTTAATTCAGACCGTGTCACAGTCAGCGCATGGAGTAAATACCGCTTCTTCTGAGATGTATCATAATGCTTCTAATTCAGGAGATATTGCAGGACAGATTTCTACGGTTATTGAAGAGATTGCTCGTGGTGCTGTAGAACAAGCCGAATCGATCCAATCTGGTGCTGAAATGGTTATGACAATGACAGACTCTTTAGACAAAGTATCCAGCAGTGCAGATCAAGCTGCTCATATGATCACTCAGGTGAATGAAGCTATGAATCGGGGTACAGAAGCTATTATTCAACAGACAGCTCTGTCGCAAGCCGGACAAGCCTCCACTCGTCGTGTAGAAGATTCCAATGCGATTTTGATTCAGAAATTAGATGAAATTGCTCAGATTACTAATGTTATTCGTGAAATCAGTAGCCAGACCAATCTATTGTCGCTTAATGCTGCGATCGAAGCCGCACGTGCTGGTGAACATGGAGCAGGATTCGCTGTTGTCGCCAGTGAAGTTCGTAAGCTAGCTGAACAAGCTTCTCATTCTGCTTCTGATATTGATGCGCTACTGATTCAATTAAATGAAGCAGGCAAGCAAAGTTCTCTCGAATTATCTTCATTCCGCGATACGACTGTGCAACAGCAACAGTCTGTTAATGAAACCAAAGACTCTTTTGAACATATTCGTCAATCGGTAGATGATATTATTTCACGTATCGGTCATGTGTCTGAAGGAATAACGACACTTAAATCTAATGCTAATCAAGTATCAGATGTCATTACTGGATTGGCGGCGGTATCGGAGCAAAGCGCGGCTTCTACAGAGCAAGCGGCTTCTTCAACTGTAGAGCAAACTCAAGCAATCGCTAGTATTTCAACATCATCCAAACAATTATCCGAAAGTGCCAACCATTTATTACAAGAAATCGGTCAGTTCAAAATCGAAGACTCTTCTGCGCTACCTCCTGCTACTACAAATCATAATCAATAA
- a CDS encoding methyl-accepting chemotaxis protein produces MTLKVKLILLVIATAILIAVPVGWSALYIIKKQATQSVDADVKKTVTQGVTQINGWVNTNSKVVETLASLINSTVPLDQITLKHLQVFKDESNAKSIFDMYYALEDATFLDGGDWKAPPGYDPRTRPWYEETKKANKLFVSAPYEDAGTKTYKAIFIGAPLKDPQGKFAGVIAEDILLSTITSYIDTLKTNNGFTFLIDPNGNVMSHPDASFVNKPLKDQADYTNVANTLLSQNSGSMEYTYKGDPQLLYYEKIPGINWIVASSTSKKAAFAEYTQLRNQYIIVIIALTLLFALLAFWVAVRIVKPIILLKKSAQQLAEGDLTVVVAIKGKDEIAQLGIAFNTMSTALRNLIQTVSHSALGVNQASTEMYRNATNSGDIAGQISTVIEEIARGAGDQAESIQSGAEMVMDMTGSLEKVAASANQASHMISEVNDAMQRGTQAISQQTSLAQAGQESTQRVEASNAILLKKLDEIAQITNVIREISNQTNLLSLNAAIEAARAGEHGAGFAVVASEVRKLAEQASHSASDIDALLIQLNEAGKQSSLELSSFRDTTVQQQQSVDETKDSFEQIRSSVDGIISQIAHVSDGVTSLKSSANQVSDVITGLAAVSEQSAAATEEAASSTIEQTQSIASISTSSKHLSESADHLLKEIGQFKIEEDTSTPSATTNHNN; encoded by the coding sequence ATGACGTTAAAAGTAAAATTGATTTTGCTTGTTATAGCTACTGCTATTCTTATTGCTGTTCCTGTTGGATGGTCTGCTCTGTACATTATTAAAAAACAAGCTACTCAATCGGTCGATGCCGATGTCAAAAAAACAGTGACTCAAGGCGTTACACAAATCAACGGTTGGGTTAACACGAATAGTAAAGTGGTAGAAACGCTAGCTTCTCTAATCAATAGTACTGTTCCGCTAGATCAAATTACATTAAAACATCTACAAGTTTTTAAAGATGAAAGTAATGCAAAAAGTATTTTTGATATGTATTATGCTTTAGAAGACGCTACTTTTTTAGATGGTGGCGATTGGAAAGCTCCACCAGGGTATGATCCTCGTACAAGACCTTGGTATGAAGAAACTAAAAAAGCTAACAAACTATTTGTCAGTGCTCCTTACGAAGATGCTGGTACCAAAACATATAAAGCCATCTTTATTGGTGCTCCTCTAAAAGACCCTCAAGGTAAATTTGCCGGTGTTATAGCAGAAGATATTTTATTATCTACGATTACTAGCTATATCGATACTCTCAAAACAAATAACGGTTTTACATTTTTGATCGATCCTAATGGAAATGTAATGTCTCATCCAGATGCTTCTTTTGTTAACAAACCACTTAAAGATCAAGCCGATTATACCAATGTAGCAAATACACTGCTTAGCCAAAATTCAGGTAGTATGGAATACACTTATAAAGGCGATCCTCAATTACTGTATTATGAAAAAATTCCAGGTATCAATTGGATTGTTGCTTCTTCTACTTCTAAAAAAGCAGCTTTTGCTGAATATACACAATTACGCAATCAATACATTATTGTTATTATTGCTCTTACTTTATTATTCGCTTTGTTAGCTTTCTGGGTAGCGGTTCGTATCGTCAAACCAATCATCTTGCTTAAGAAAAGTGCTCAACAGTTGGCTGAAGGTGATCTGACAGTTGTGGTTGCTATTAAAGGGAAAGATGAAATTGCTCAGTTAGGCATTGCTTTTAATACGATGTCCACCGCTTTGCGTAACTTGATTCAGACCGTTTCTCACTCTGCATTAGGTGTCAATCAAGCTTCTACTGAAATGTATCGTAATGCTACCAATTCAGGAGATATCGCAGGACAGATTTCTACAGTTATCGAAGAAATCGCTCGTGGTGCAGGCGATCAAGCGGAATCGATCCAATCCGGTGCTGAAATGGTTATGGATATGACAGGATCACTTGAAAAAGTAGCGGCTAGTGCTAATCAAGCTTCTCATATGATCAGTGAAGTCAATGATGCTATGCAGCGGGGTACACAAGCGATCTCTCAACAAACATCGCTAGCTCAAGCAGGACAAGAGTCTACGCAACGGGTAGAAGCTTCCAACGCTATTTTGTTGAAAAAACTAGATGAAATTGCACAGATCACAAACGTTATTCGCGAAATCAGTAATCAAACCAATCTACTATCTCTTAATGCCGCTATTGAAGCTGCACGTGCCGGCGAACATGGAGCAGGATTCGCTGTTGTTGCTAGTGAAGTTCGTAAGCTAGCTGAACAAGCTTCTCATTCCGCTTCTGATATTGATGCGTTGCTTATTCAGTTGAATGAAGCAGGCAAACAAAGTTCGCTTGAATTATCTTCGTTCCGTGATACAACTGTTCAACAGCAACAATCTGTAGACGAGACCAAAGATTCTTTTGAACAAATTCGCTCTTCGGTAGACGGTATTATTTCACAGATTGCTCATGTATCTGATGGAGTGACTTCTCTAAAATCAAGCGCTAACCAAGTATCCGATGTCATTACAGGGCTTGCCGCTGTATCTGAACAAAGTGCCGCTGCTACTGAAGAAGCTGCTTCTTCTACTATCGAACAGACTCAATCGATTGCGAGTATCTCTACTTCTTCCAAACACTTATCTGAAAGTGCCGATCATTTGTTAAAAGAAATCGGTCAATTCAAAATTGAAGAAGATACTTCTACTCCTTCAGCTACAACGAATCATAACAACTAA
- a CDS encoding NAD(P)/FAD-dependent oxidoreductase, translating into MSSIPKIVILGAGYAGILAAQRLQKELNYNEADVTLVNRHDYHYFTTHLHMPAAGTDKLDNAREQISKLVDEFKIDVVKSNVQEIIPQEKKVILEDGTLSYDHLIICLGGEPETFGIPGMLENAMTIRSINSVRKIRDHIEAQFTAYKVDKKPERLTFVVGGAGFTGIEFVGELSDRLQELCRTHGISRSEVKLYNVEAAPTALPGFDPELVEYAMKVLQNKGVTFKIGVAIKECLTDGVIVGENSEKIHANTVVWTGGIRGNRLVEQAGFEAMRGRVKIDEYLRAPGHENVYIIGDSSLMFNEEGRPYPPTAQISMQQGVLCAQNIVAAIRGQQPKKFVFSNKGTVASLGKGEAVGIVGDRKLKGFVAAQLKKVIDIRYLFIIGGVSLVMKKGKFL; encoded by the coding sequence ATGAGTAGCATTCCTAAAATTGTTATTTTGGGCGCAGGTTATGCAGGTATTCTTGCTGCACAACGTTTGCAAAAAGAACTGAATTATAATGAGGCTGACGTAACTTTGGTTAACCGCCACGACTATCATTACTTTACAACACACTTGCATATGCCAGCAGCAGGTACAGACAAATTGGATAATGCGCGTGAGCAAATTTCCAAATTGGTTGATGAGTTCAAAATCGATGTAGTGAAATCGAATGTACAAGAAATCATCCCACAAGAGAAAAAAGTTATTTTGGAAGACGGAACTTTGTCTTATGATCACTTGATCATCTGTCTAGGTGGCGAACCAGAAACTTTCGGTATCCCGGGTATGCTTGAAAATGCGATGACGATTCGCAGTATCAACTCTGTACGCAAAATTCGTGATCACATTGAAGCACAATTTACAGCTTACAAAGTAGATAAAAAACCAGAGCGTTTGACTTTCGTAGTCGGTGGCGCAGGTTTCACAGGTATCGAGTTTGTTGGTGAATTGTCTGATCGTCTACAAGAATTGTGCAGAACTCATGGCATTAGCCGTTCTGAAGTTAAATTGTACAATGTAGAAGCAGCTCCAACAGCATTGCCAGGTTTCGATCCTGAATTGGTTGAGTATGCTATGAAAGTTCTACAAAACAAAGGCGTAACATTCAAAATTGGTGTTGCGATCAAAGAATGTCTAACTGACGGTGTTATCGTTGGTGAAAATTCTGAAAAAATCCATGCAAACACTGTCGTATGGACAGGTGGTATCCGTGGTAACCGTCTTGTTGAGCAAGCTGGATTCGAAGCGATGCGTGGACGCGTTAAAATTGACGAGTACTTGCGTGCACCAGGACACGAAAATGTATACATCATTGGCGATAGCTCATTGATGTTCAATGAAGAAGGTCGTCCTTACCCACCAACAGCGCAAATTTCGATGCAACAAGGTGTACTTTGTGCACAAAACATCGTAGCAGCTATTCGTGGACAACAACCTAAGAAATTTGTATTCAGCAACAAAGGTACTGTAGCATCCCTTGGTAAAGGCGAAGCAGTAGGTATCGTTGGCGATCGCAAATTGAAAGGTTTTGTAGCAGCTCAATTGAAAAAAGTAATCGATATTCGTTACCTATTTATTATTGGTGGCGTATCGCTTGTTATGAAAAAAGGAAAATTCTTATAA
- a CDS encoding NAD(P)/FAD-dependent oxidoreductase codes for MSSTTNNELSDIIIIGGGPAGMFAAFYGGMRQASVKLIESMPQLGGQLAALYPEKYIYDVAGFPKITAQELVNNLQQQMNHFDSDIRLEEKVLNVEKKADRHFVVTTDKGTHESKAVIITAGVGAFEPRRLDLPNASHFEKTNLHYFVSDLSRFAGKKVLISGGGDSAVDWALMIEPIAAEVYLIHRRDKFRAHEHSVENLNASGVKIITPTEITELHGEDTIERVTLSHVKTKETQEIEVDDVIVNFGFISSLGPIAEWGIEINSNSIVVDSRMETNVEGIFAAGDITTYPGKLKLIAVGFGEAPTAINNAKVYVDPDAKLSPGHSSNMKM; via the coding sequence GTGTCATCTACAACAAACAACGAACTAAGCGATATTATTATTATTGGTGGAGGGCCTGCCGGGATGTTTGCTGCTTTTTATGGCGGTATGCGTCAAGCGTCAGTGAAACTAATTGAAAGTATGCCTCAACTTGGCGGACAATTAGCTGCCCTTTATCCTGAAAAATATATTTATGATGTAGCAGGATTCCCGAAAATTACAGCGCAAGAGCTAGTGAACAACTTACAACAACAAATGAATCATTTTGATTCTGATATTCGTTTGGAAGAAAAAGTACTTAATGTAGAAAAGAAAGCAGATCGTCATTTTGTCGTGACTACTGATAAAGGCACACATGAAAGTAAAGCTGTTATTATTACAGCAGGCGTAGGCGCATTTGAACCTCGTCGTCTAGATTTACCGAATGCTAGCCATTTTGAAAAAACAAATCTGCATTACTTTGTAAGTGATTTGAGCCGTTTTGCAGGTAAAAAAGTATTGATCAGTGGTGGAGGCGACTCCGCAGTAGACTGGGCGCTTATGATCGAACCGATCGCTGCTGAAGTATACTTGATCCATCGTCGTGACAAATTCCGTGCTCATGAACATAGTGTAGAGAACTTGAATGCTTCTGGCGTCAAAATCATTACACCGACAGAAATTACAGAATTGCATGGTGAAGATACGATTGAGCGTGTTACTCTTTCTCATGTCAAAACCAAAGAAACACAAGAAATCGAAGTCGATGATGTAATTGTTAACTTCGGCTTTATCTCTTCACTTGGCCCTATCGCTGAATGGGGTATTGAGATCAATAGCAATTCGATTGTGGTTGATTCTCGTATGGAAACGAATGTTGAAGGCATCTTTGCTGCTGGAGATATCACTACTTACCCTGGTAAGCTTAAATTGATCGCTGTTGGTTTTGGTGAAGCGCCTACGGCTATCAACAACGCTAAAGTATATGTTGATCCTGATGCGAAATTGTCTCCAGGACACAGTAGTAATATGAAAATGTAG
- a CDS encoding TraX family protein, which yields MPVQWLAMLTMLTDHLGYAFFPDERYLRVIGRIAFPIYCYFLVLGYQRTRNVRKYTIRLLIIAALSQLPFMYAFDITNLNVVCTLFISLLLMIAIDKLSLKYFPVSLLLILAVGWLADQLHMDYGMYGVLLVLVFRYTTGYWVIFAHLALTVVFVLFGGFSDIQIFSVLATALIAIHLQLYPKTKLYSPPRWIWRSFYPAHLAIIAIIRLVF from the coding sequence ATGCCTGTGCAATGGTTAGCTATGCTTACGATGCTAACCGATCATTTGGGGTATGCTTTCTTTCCAGATGAACGGTATTTGCGTGTTATTGGTAGAATCGCTTTTCCTATTTATTGTTATTTTCTTGTACTTGGTTATCAACGTACACGCAATGTACGCAAATATACGATTCGATTACTGATTATTGCAGCTTTATCGCAACTTCCTTTTATGTATGCTTTTGATATTACGAATTTAAATGTAGTCTGTACATTATTTATTTCCTTGCTTTTAATGATCGCAATTGATAAACTATCACTGAAATATTTTCCGGTTTCACTTCTTCTGATCCTTGCTGTAGGCTGGTTGGCAGATCAACTACATATGGATTATGGGATGTACGGCGTTCTATTAGTATTGGTATTTCGTTATACGACCGGTTATTGGGTAATTTTCGCTCATTTGGCGCTTACTGTTGTGTTTGTACTGTTTGGAGGATTTTCAGATATTCAGATATTTAGCGTTCTAGCAACAGCTTTGATCGCCATTCATCTGCAATTGTATCCAAAAACAAAACTGTATTCACCTCCACGCTGGATATGGCGTTCCTTTTATCCCGCGCATTTAGCTATTATTGCGATCATACGTTTGGTATTTTAA